In Citrus sinensis cultivar Valencia sweet orange chromosome 3, DVS_A1.0, whole genome shotgun sequence, the sequence tgattatttatataatacagCTAATAACATGGGTGTAAACctattaaattactaaaaaaactcagttttttaataaaaattatagtacTAAAATGTCCCTTCAATAAATTACTGTTATAGACGAAGCATATACTCAaacgaaattttttttattgtattctTGTCTTGAAACTATCTGTAAATCTATCTTACATACgctcatttttctttgaatttttcttcatCACACCGTTTAATCGAAAAAGATCCAACAAAGATGTTAAATGTTTAGGTTAACAGCTCCTCTTCGATTTGACCGTGAAGTTTTCCCAGTCAAGCTTTTATGAATTCGTGAAAAAACGCCGTCTTCTTCCTTGTCAAGCTCTctgaatatgaaaataaaacagcCATGCTAAAATGGACAATCGTTAATTGATTAAGTTCTGTTGTTTAGCATGTTTATAAACATAGTTCATTAATTGTGGTTTCCCTAAATTTTATTCTGACAGTGtgtttaaaatatatggaaaattaaagaaaaaacgaCTGAAATCGAAGAAGTATTTGTGTTTGTGTACATGTCCTTAACAATTataagggaaaaagaaattgagaaaGGGCTGCAGAGAAGGAGAAAGAACTGCTGAAAAAGTTGGGAAAGAAaaagtagagagagaaagaactGCTGATAATTGAGTTTGACAAGGGTATATTAGGTATTAAGATGAGTTTATAtggtaaaatcattttttccgAATTTGAAGTATGggtttatataatatttgggTTTAGTGAGTAATCAGCAAACTTAAACAGCTTCattcaataacaattattttaaggCAATAACTACTTTGAAATTGTTATAAGGTAGAGGACAAATCACAACTATATAcgtaaagtgataaataataaaaaaaattataaggtAATGGCTATTTTGGAACTATTTTAAGGTAGAATATAAATCACAACCacacacgtaaaatgataaataataaaaaacatattataattttaattgaatgatTATAAAAAACGTATTGTATCTTAGAGCGGTTCCAACATAGCCGAACCCTTATTTTAAAGGATATAACATTATCAAACTAGCCCAAACTACAATATTACTAAATTAGTCGTCAGATTGTGGGATGAAGTAGTCGGACACCCAAACCCAGTTGgccaatttaatataaaaaaaaaataattttatcgaATATTTCGGcggtaaaataaattgatcacGATCAACAATTCTGATAATCGGGCAACTCTAGGCCTTCAAAAATGGACCACCCAAATTGATATTGGGCTTTTCTATTGGTTCAAATCCAGCAGCTCACGAGACTGCGACTATTCAAAAACCCTAGCTCCATCTACGTTTATAAAAGCCCTTCACATTTCTTGGCGAAGAGTTTCTCAAACGCAGCAGCACAAGCCAAACGCAGCCTCTCAGGTATTTGTTATCCTTCTATCTTCCCTCTCTCTGATACGAAGATCCGTTTCTTGGAAAATAAGCTTTTTACTCATTTGatatgatttgttttgtttgtttgtttatgaAAGTGTGCGGATTTTAGAATTATCAATTGCAATAATGGCCGGAGAGCAAGCTTGCACCTACGCCACTTTGATTCTCCACGACGATGGAATCGCAGTCACTGTAAATTtgcctttttatcttttggaATCCtcggatttttttttgttcaaaatatttttattggtttgttTACTTATATAATAACCATCAAATAGGCGGAGAAGATCGCGGCTTTGGTTAAGGCAGCGAATGTGCAAATAGAGTCTTACTGGCCAAGCCTTTTTGCGAAGTTGgctgaaaagaaaaacttggATGATCTCATCTTGAATGTTGGCTCCGGTGGCGGTGCTGCTGCACCCGTTGCCGCCGCCGCCCCTGCTGGTGGTGCCGCAGCTGCCGCCCCTGCCGCTGAGGAGAAAAAGGTATTTTTTTGAAGACTTCTTTCTTTAttgtgaattaatttaatattttccaaaaaactagcttttgaatttgttggATTTTGTTTATGAAACAGGAAGAACCAAAGGAAGAAAGTGATGATGATATGGGATTCAGTTTGTTTGATTAAACACCGCATTCAGTTGAGTCAGAATTTGttctcttcttatttttttcctgtttttgttttattggaATGTAGGACGCAGCTGAGTGGTATAGctcagtttttgtttttgttttagttcTATTTCCCGCGGTGTACTTCGACAGTAAGTTTCTAATCACAAAATGAATATTATCATTCTCTATGCTTATTTACTTCATACTGATTGCAATCATAATTAATCAACTGGTTATGATTGATTGATTTCTTGTTTGCAAATGCTGTTCGTGTTAATGTGATAAGCAGGAAAGTTCTCATAACTTGTCTTACTATGTCATCCTTGCTGCCTTGCGGGGGTGACAGTGGCCAAATTTTAGCACAGAAACCACAACTCTCTTGGTTTTTTGCTGGctcagattttttttccccacatGGATCTTAAACGTGTCTCTGCTTTGCCCAAGTGTTCTACCTTTTAGAGATTATGCATTTTCTGCTTTGCCAAGTGTTCTACCTTTTAGAGATTATGCATTTTCGCTGCTACTTTCAAGATTTTGCATTgcatattttttgaaatttagttTATATGCAGAATCCTGAAAGCTTGTTACTCATGTGTCTTCTGTGTAGGCTTTGTCTTGCTGATAATTGAGATAAGTTGATGCTTAGGCTGttggttattttaattacatcttgcATAACTACTAGTGGTAGCATTCATGTTTAAACAATTTGCAAAGATGTTTTATTAGTCAGCTAAGGACATTGTATCACCAATAATTGTTCCATGGAAACTTCCTTTAGATTTAGGAAGAGAGTCAAGTTAATTTTGCCAATGGCAGTGAGTTTCTCCTCCTATGGATACGGATGTCCACTTCTTCCTCAGTTAAACTTGCTATCCCCTTAAATGTAGCTCCACAAATTGTCAGTTGTTTTCCTTAAGTCTTGATATAGGTAAGTCCACAGCTTCTGATAATGAAAATGCTTGACTAAAGTTTAGATTTTGCACTATTCTTCTCTTCGCCTTGTTTGTCTAGAGTGGATGATATTGGAACAGTCGCCTGGAAAACTGCGTTTACTGACTGGAAATTGAAACCTGTAAATGTTTCATGATTTCATGCACCTGCACCTGCACCTGCACCTAATATGTACTCAATACAAAGTTTCTCAAATAATGGGTTTGAACGTCATGGATATGCTATATTTgaacattatattatataagttTGTTGGTATTAACATTTCATAAATCTATCCTGtagatttattttctaatatttggtAGAGAATTGACCCAAATAATGCGTGGTTTATTGCTTGGTTAATAGGTGGTTTAGGACTATTTAGGCCTTTGTTTTTTTGGTCTGATGAGTGAtggtaattttctttttccaaaaaagaTAAGTAAAGACGGCttcaaagtaatttaatttcataatatacTCCTGCAAACTAAAATTCATCGTGTCCTTCTCCATCATCTCCTTCTTCAATATGCACTATCAACATTTTCAAGGCGCGTGGCATTTGTTGCCATCTCTATTACCGTCCACTTTCATATAATGTCGATTTAAAAGGAAAGTAAACAAAAATGGGTGTCGGTAATTTTAAGCTTGGGTTATTTGTTAACGAGTCCAATGATGATGAAAGACTGGCCAGGGCAGGTATAGGGTGAGAGTTTCGGTTTTTCTGGTTTTGGTTCCGGTTACAATCCAAATGTAACCGAATTTTTAATCCCAGATCGAATTAAGTTCAGCTGGGGACGGTTTGAGACTTTgagttaaaaatttgttttggttCGGGTAGAAAGTCACAGCACTTCCCTACCAAATAGGTCCTAAATTGAGAACAAATAGGCCCTAAATTGAAACTGTAAAACCAAGTAGGTAATATCTATGTGATTATGGTACTGTGTTAGAAAACTGCAAGCCTTACGGTTACTATGTTTGGTTGGCTGCCCAAACATTAACGTCCTGTAAAAGGTGTCAATTTGAGCATGCAAAATGGGTGCCAGAAATTGCTTGCCATTAGTTGGAAAATGAGGATTCAGGGAGTACAATGTCATCATTTATATCAAACTCACATAAAAGCCCGCACACATAAAAGCTAATGTGTGTGtatggttttattttattttttcttttaaaagggAAGTAATTTATCAAAGGCCAGATAAGATGATTCAAATTCATTCTTAGGCATTTTTTCTCCTAGTCTTCTTCAACTTTCAAATATCCATTGACatgtgtaattaaaaaaattaaatggttcAGATTAAATCTCAcattatattcttattttttaactcaTGGTAGCTcaaaaaatttttctttaattattatgattttctCTCCTTCACAAAactagaattttaattattgcgATTTTAAAGAATTCAAAACAGCAGCTGCAAACTCAGAAAagcaacaaaacaaacaagctTGAGTGAGACACTTGCAATCCTTTGCTGCGaactcaaaaccaaaaaaaaaaaaaaagagttgtaGCCCCACAAGCAGCACAGTGGTGAACAAGAAAATGAGCTCCTACACTTTGAAAGAAAACCACAAAGGTCAAGCAAACACAACATGTGGACGGTTGTTGATTGTAAGAAAAATCATTCCATCCATGTATGACGAGAAAGAGGGACATCAAGttttttttctagaatttCTTCATTGCTCTGGCAGCAGCTTTAATGCAATTTTGAGATATCCCCTTTTGTTACTTGGAAGGTGCATGCGTACAACAAGACAGCCAGAAGCCCAAAAGATCCAAAAAACAAAGGAAAGCCAGAAACCCAAAAGATCCAAAAAACAAAGGACCATAGCCGTAGACAAGTTGTTCTGTTGTTTTTTTGGGTTTACAGCTATAGTTCTGAATTCTTTAAAATcgcaataattaaaattctaatttatttgtgaagggacagaaaataagattataacATTTAAGTTACTATGAGTTAAAAAGAAGactataacataaaatttaatctcagtcatttaatttgattaattacacATATCAACGGATTCTTAAAAACCTAAGAAGATTAGGAGAGAAGATGCCTAGAGGAAGATTCGAATCCTGAAACTCAAAAGCAACTTAGGGTAAATTATGGCAAATGCATTGCAGGCTATTGGcctaaaataaatcttaagaaaattcaaatctttTGTCTCATCTTGGATTTCAGATAACacccaaaaaatttctttgagtTACTTTGCCATGCACCATATTAACCACATTTTGAGCACCTGATTCAATCATGAGAGGCATCAATTAACCTAGTTGGCAGATAAAATGCTGAAAATTGATGGCTTACGGTTTTTCACTACATGCAGCATCTTCTAGCCTATCCAAATTCTATTGCTCACATATTGCAACATCCACATTCAGTTTTAACTAACTTGACTTGTTTATTTGAAACAAAACTTCACTCTTAGCACTCCAAAATGCCCACATAAAAAAACCACATGTATGTTCAATCTCTGTTTTAGTTAATACTGAGACAGTATAATGCAAAAAGTTCCAAATACTAGATCCTCTGAAAACCCTTAATCAACTCAACAAAATTAGAGATTTTCCAGCATACATTACATATTTTGCACCCAAAAATTAGCATGAACACATCCTCTGTTTTTCTTACAACATTGTTGGCACATAGTAGTTGGCAGAATCTCACTTGCAATTCTTTCAGCATTTGGTAAAGATCAGAGAGCGCTCTCcatggaaaaattttaattttggggaCGGTCATAGACCATACAAAATGCGATATATTATATCCATTACAAGGTTTTTATAAGTCATAATGCTAGCTAAAATGCCAACGGTATGCACTCTTTACATTGAAATGAACTCTCTTCTAAAATATCAGGAGACCTGATCTTCTTCCATGGCTAACTTTGGAATGAGAATTTGTTGAACAGCAATTTCTGAAAAAATGCTGACGAATTAATTC encodes:
- the LOC102611846 gene encoding 60S acidic ribosomal protein P1: MAGEQACTYATLILHDDGIAVTAEKIAALVKAANVQIESYWPSLFAKLAEKKNLDDLILNVGSGGGAAAPVAAAAPAGGAAAAAPAAEEKKEEPKEESDDDMGFSLFD